A window of the Diabrotica undecimpunctata isolate CICGRU chromosome 1, icDiaUnde3, whole genome shotgun sequence genome harbors these coding sequences:
- the LOC140434566 gene encoding uncharacterized protein, whose translation MTMNEARPKITTEEGSTKSVAIKTGVQQGDSLSTTLLNIAVEGTVKASKIKGTIAHSSTQIVAYEDDLVLMGRDKERLKEAVTILTKEARKRALEINEGKTKYLLCFRREALLCFKYLVVIVNAQNKRSKKVTERILAGNKTYWRYHRLMMDKNLSRNTKLKIYGVAFRPVVTYAAETMYLTEKDEEELRIFERKILRPIMGPIRMDNGNMRRNMNQVLRDIMKGEEMKGDVVRSIKAQTLR comes from the coding sequence ATGACCATGAATGAAGCTCGACCTAAAATAACAACAGAAGAAGGTAGCACAAAATCAGTTGCAATTAAAACAGGAGTGCAGCAAGGCGATTCCCTGTCAACCACATTATTGAACATAGCAGTAGAAGGAACAGTCAAGGCCAGCAAAATTAAAGGAACTATAGCCCACTCCTCAACACAAATAGTTGCATATGAAGATGATTTAGTTCTTATGggaagagataaggaaagattaaaagaagcagtAACAATCCTGACAAAAGAAGCACGTAAAAGAGCTTTAGAAATTAACGAAGGAAAAACAAAATACCTACTCTGCTTTAGAAGAGAAGCTCTGCTCTGCTTTAAATATTTGGTAGTAATAGTGAATGCCCAAAACAAGAGAAGTAAAAAAGTAACGGAACGAATACTAGCAGGCAACAAAACATACTGGAGATATCATAGGCTCATGATGGACAAGAACTTATCCCGaaatacaaaactgaaaatatacGGAGTTGCATTCAGACCAGTAGTTACGTACGCAGCTGAGACAATGTACCTCAcggaaaaagatgaagaagaattAAGAATTTTcgaaaggaaaatcctcagaCCGATTATGGGCCCGATAAGAATGGACAACGGAAATATGAGAAGAAATATGAACCAAGTACTAAGAGACATAATGAAGGGAGAAGAGATGAAGGGAGATGTAGTAAGATCTATTAAAGCACAGACGCTGAGATGA